A genomic region of Planococcus kocurii contains the following coding sequences:
- a CDS encoding Cof-type HAD-IIB family hydrolase, with the protein MPKLLLLDIDGTLLDSHKKLPASAKEALQQARLNGHDLAIATGRGPFMITSILEELKIDTYITFNGQYISHNNKVVHKQAIEAKMLNEILAYAEQRNHPIVFMNEEKMVSSIDFHPDIEESIQTLKIPHPETEKDFHLNHEVYQALVFCEKEEEQQYHDAFKEVDFVRWHRVSCDISPKGGTKASGIKKLIRATGHSIEDTIAFGDGLNDLDMMDVAGYSVAMANGHEETKKRASYVTEHVDNDGLAKAFKHLKLI; encoded by the coding sequence ATGCCGAAATTATTATTGCTAGATATCGATGGAACTTTGTTGGATTCACACAAAAAACTACCGGCTTCTGCAAAAGAAGCACTGCAACAAGCACGATTGAATGGACATGACTTAGCCATTGCCACTGGACGCGGACCATTTATGATTACTTCTATTCTAGAAGAACTAAAAATCGATACGTACATTACGTTCAACGGACAGTACATCTCACATAACAACAAAGTGGTTCATAAGCAAGCAATCGAAGCTAAAATGCTAAATGAAATTCTTGCGTATGCAGAGCAACGCAATCATCCCATTGTCTTTATGAACGAAGAGAAAATGGTATCTTCTATCGATTTCCATCCGGATATTGAAGAAAGTATACAGACGCTGAAAATACCGCATCCTGAAACAGAGAAAGATTTTCATTTGAATCACGAAGTCTACCAAGCACTGGTGTTCTGTGAAAAAGAAGAAGAACAGCAATACCACGATGCATTTAAAGAAGTAGACTTTGTCCGCTGGCACCGCGTCTCTTGTGATATTTCACCAAAAGGTGGTACTAAGGCAAGCGGAATTAAAAAGTTGATCCGCGCAACAGGTCACTCTATTGAAGACACAATCGCATTTGGTGATGGTTTGAACGATTTAGACATGATGGATGTCGCCGGATATAGTGTCGCAATGGCAAATGGTCACGAAGAAACCAAAAAACGCGCATCCTATGTAACGGAACACGTAGACAACGACGGTCTAGCAAAAGCGTTCAAGCATTTAAAATTAATTTGA
- the def gene encoding peptide deformylase — MIRMKDIIREGHPTLRKRSEEVKFPLSQEDRQLSKDLMEYVVDSQDDELAEKYDLRPGVGIAAPQINEAKRMFALHFDESTGEDLSLVAINPKIVSHSIEKAYLAAGEGCLSVDRAVPGYVPRYARITVKAFNPDGEEFKIRLTGLPAIAFQHELDHLNGVMFFDHINPTNPFAEIENAIVIGRDAAE, encoded by the coding sequence TTGATACGAATGAAAGATATAATACGCGAAGGTCATCCTACACTCAGAAAACGTTCTGAAGAAGTGAAATTTCCACTGTCTCAGGAAGATCGTCAATTGAGTAAAGACCTTATGGAATATGTAGTTGACAGCCAAGACGATGAACTGGCTGAAAAATATGATTTGCGTCCCGGTGTTGGTATTGCAGCCCCTCAAATAAATGAAGCAAAACGAATGTTCGCTTTGCATTTTGACGAGAGTACAGGAGAAGATCTTAGTCTCGTTGCCATTAATCCTAAAATAGTCAGTCACTCTATAGAAAAAGCTTATTTAGCTGCTGGAGAAGGTTGTTTGTCCGTTGATCGTGCAGTTCCTGGATATGTTCCAAGATATGCGCGAATTACCGTTAAAGCTTTTAATCCAGATGGTGAAGAATTCAAAATTCGTTTGACAGGGTTACCTGCTATTGCATTCCAGCATGAACTTGATCATTTGAATGGAGTCATGTTCTTCGATCACATCAATCCAACAAATCCTTTCGCTGAAATTGAAAATGCGATTGTAATCGGAAGAGACGCGGCTGAATAA
- a CDS encoding YkyA family protein: protein MKKTAVALSFFVIFLLTACSGSGIRGDLDQVLNDTFDAEEEYRAVQDDLEKREKTEQQLFEEIMALTQEEQDQVAKQAQTALDSADERLEFLKTEKESMQSAEENFTDIDKVIKAAEEVAVKADVEALKAKMKERFTAHSEFTKAYEKLIERQKELYEMLKKEETTLQLLQEKAAEVNEQNEQVQLAVTAFNEVTKQVNELKDATMKKIDESEE, encoded by the coding sequence ATGAAAAAAACAGCCGTAGCGTTAAGTTTTTTCGTAATTTTTTTGTTAACTGCTTGTTCAGGTTCAGGAATTCGCGGAGATTTAGATCAAGTACTTAACGATACTTTCGATGCGGAAGAGGAGTACCGTGCAGTGCAAGACGATTTGGAAAAGCGGGAGAAAACAGAACAACAATTGTTTGAAGAAATTATGGCATTGACACAAGAAGAGCAAGACCAAGTAGCTAAACAAGCACAAACTGCGCTTGATTCGGCAGACGAACGTCTAGAGTTCTTAAAAACTGAAAAAGAATCAATGCAGTCTGCAGAAGAAAATTTCACTGACATTGATAAAGTGATCAAAGCTGCCGAAGAAGTAGCTGTAAAAGCAGACGTGGAAGCGCTGAAGGCAAAAATGAAAGAACGCTTCACAGCTCATTCGGAGTTTACGAAAGCTTATGAAAAGTTGATAGAAAGACAAAAAGAATTGTATGAGATGTTGAAGAAGGAAGAAACTACGTTGCAACTGCTTCAAGAAAAAGCTGCGGAAGTAAATGAACAAAACGAACAAGTTCAACTGGCTGTTACAGCATTTAACGAAGTAACCAAACAGGTCAATGAATTAAAAGATGCCACAATGAAAAAAATAGATGAAAGTGAGGAATAA
- the pdhA gene encoding pyruvate dehydrogenase (acetyl-transferring) E1 component subunit alpha, whose translation MAAKKSQQFDPVETLNAIEEKFEMVQILNEEGEIVNKEADPKLSDEDLQELMSRMVYTRILDQRSISLNRQGRLGFYAPTAGQEASQLASHFALSKEDFILPGYRDVPQLIWHGWPLHQAFLFSRGHFMGNQMAEGLNILPPQIIIGAQFIQATGVALGMQKRKKEAVAVTYTGDGGSSQGDFYEGINFAGAFRAPAIFIVQNNQYAISTPRELQTSAKTIAQKAVAAGIPGVLVDGMDPLAVYAVTRDARERAVKGDGPTLIETLCYRYGPHTMAGDDPTRYRTSDIDSEWEKKDPLIRFRKYLEAKGIWDEAKENEVIDKAKEEIKAAIKKADGAPKQKVSDLLELMYEDVPFNVQEQLDIYKAKESK comes from the coding sequence ATGGCTGCGAAAAAATCACAGCAGTTCGATCCAGTAGAGACGCTGAATGCAATCGAAGAAAAGTTTGAAATGGTTCAGATTTTAAATGAAGAAGGCGAAATCGTTAACAAAGAGGCTGACCCGAAACTTTCGGACGAAGACCTACAGGAATTGATGAGCCGGATGGTATATACACGAATTCTTGATCAGCGTTCAATTTCTTTGAACCGTCAAGGACGTCTTGGATTTTATGCTCCGACAGCAGGACAAGAAGCTTCACAACTAGCTTCTCATTTTGCCTTGTCAAAAGAAGATTTCATTTTGCCAGGTTACCGTGACGTTCCACAATTGATTTGGCATGGATGGCCACTTCATCAGGCATTCTTGTTTTCACGTGGACATTTCATGGGGAACCAAATGGCTGAAGGTTTGAATATCTTGCCTCCGCAAATCATCATTGGTGCTCAATTTATTCAAGCTACTGGTGTTGCTCTAGGTATGCAAAAACGTAAAAAAGAAGCTGTTGCAGTTACTTACACAGGTGATGGCGGTTCTTCTCAGGGAGATTTCTACGAAGGAATCAACTTTGCAGGCGCGTTCCGCGCACCGGCTATTTTCATTGTGCAAAATAACCAGTATGCGATTTCGACTCCTCGCGAACTTCAAACTTCAGCGAAAACGATTGCTCAAAAAGCAGTTGCAGCTGGAATTCCTGGTGTTCTTGTAGATGGTATGGATCCACTTGCAGTATATGCTGTAACGCGTGATGCTCGTGAACGCGCAGTTAAAGGCGATGGACCAACATTAATCGAAACACTTTGCTACCGTTATGGACCACATACGATGGCGGGCGATGACCCTACACGTTACCGTACATCAGACATTGATAGCGAATGGGAAAAGAAAGACCCTCTTATTCGTTTCCGTAAATATTTGGAAGCAAAAGGCATTTGGGATGAAGCAAAAGAAAATGAAGTAATCGATAAAGCTAAAGAAGAAATTAAAGCAGCAATCAAAAAAGCTGACGGTGCTCCAAAACAGAAAGTATCAGATCTTTTAGAGCTTATGTATGAAGACGTGCCGTTTAATGTTCAGGAACAGTTGGATATTTATAAAGCAAAGGAGTCGAAGTAA
- a CDS encoding alpha-ketoacid dehydrogenase subunit beta encodes MAQLTMIQAITDALKTEMKNDENVLVFGEDVGNNGGVFRATEGLQKEFGEDRVFDTPLAESGIGGLAIGLALQGYRPVPEIQFFGFVFEVMDSISGQMARMRFRSGGSLTSPVTIRSPFGGGVHTPEMHADSLEGLMAAQPGLKVVIPSTPYDAKGLLISAIRDNDPVIFLEHMKLYRSFRQEVPEEEYTIPLGKADVKREGKDLTIIAYGAMVQESIKAAEELEKENYSVEVVDLRTIQPLDIETIIASVEKTGRAMVVQEAQKQAGIAASVVAEITDRAILTLEAPVLRVTAPDSIFPFSQAEEVWLPNAKDIIETAKKVLTF; translated from the coding sequence ATGGCACAATTAACAATGATCCAAGCAATTACCGACGCTCTGAAAACAGAGATGAAGAATGATGAAAACGTTCTTGTTTTCGGTGAAGATGTAGGAAATAACGGCGGTGTATTCCGCGCGACTGAAGGTCTACAAAAAGAATTCGGCGAAGACCGTGTTTTTGATACTCCTTTAGCTGAATCAGGTATTGGCGGTTTGGCTATTGGTTTAGCTTTGCAAGGATATCGTCCAGTTCCAGAAATTCAGTTTTTTGGATTTGTTTTTGAAGTAATGGATTCAATTAGCGGGCAAATGGCACGTATGCGTTTCCGCAGTGGTGGAAGCTTAACTTCTCCTGTAACAATCCGCTCACCATTTGGTGGCGGTGTCCACACACCTGAAATGCATGCTGATTCATTAGAAGGATTGATGGCAGCTCAACCAGGTCTGAAAGTGGTTATTCCGTCTACACCTTATGATGCTAAAGGATTGTTGATTTCAGCAATTCGTGATAACGATCCTGTTATTTTCTTAGAGCACATGAAACTATACCGTTCATTCCGTCAAGAAGTACCTGAAGAAGAATACACAATTCCTTTAGGTAAAGCTGATGTGAAACGTGAAGGGAAAGACTTAACGATTATCGCTTATGGTGCAATGGTACAAGAAAGTATCAAAGCTGCAGAAGAACTGGAAAAAGAAAATTATTCGGTTGAAGTGGTCGATCTTCGTACGATCCAACCGCTTGATATTGAAACAATCATCGCATCAGTTGAAAAAACAGGTCGTGCTATGGTCGTTCAAGAAGCTCAAAAACAAGCTGGAATTGCAGCGAGTGTTGTAGCTGAAATTACAGACCGTGCCATTCTTACTTTAGAAGCACCTGTTCTTCGTGTAACAGCACCAGATTCAATATTCCCATTCTCACAAGCGGAAGAAGTTTGGTTGCCAAATGCGAAGGATATTATCGAAACAGCGAAGAAAGTTTTAACTTTTTAA
- a CDS encoding dihydrolipoamide acetyltransferase family protein: MAFEFRLPDIGEGIHEGEIVKWFVKAGDTIEEDDILVEVQNDKAVVEIPSPVSGTVEEVLVAEGTVAVVGDILVRIDAPDAEEMSFKGSHGDKKEVAPEVKEETEEQVQAGTAESGGDVDKASAKEEEPKKQTGAGSQPQADSTEESDPTARVISMPSVRKFARDNDVDIKQVTGSGNNGRVLKEDVEAFKNGDQKAATPAVSEEVSQEVTEESTDKAAAPKAAVAPEGEFPETREKMSGIRKAIAKAMVHSKHTAPHVTLMDEVDVTELVAHRKKFKDIAAEKEIKLTYLPYVVKALVSTLREFPALNTSFDDETSEVIQKHYFNIGIAADTEKGLMVPVIKNADRKSVFAISDEINGLATKARDGKLSAAEMKGASCSITNIGSAGGQWFTPVINHPEVAILGIGRIAEKPVIKNGEIVAAPVLALSLSFDHRMIDGATAQHALNHIKRLLSEPELLLMEA, from the coding sequence ATGGCTTTTGAATTTCGTTTGCCGGATATCGGAGAAGGTATCCATGAAGGTGAAATCGTAAAATGGTTCGTAAAAGCGGGGGACACAATCGAAGAAGACGATATTCTTGTCGAAGTACAAAATGACAAGGCCGTTGTCGAAATTCCTTCACCCGTTTCAGGAACAGTTGAAGAAGTATTGGTGGCAGAAGGAACGGTTGCAGTAGTAGGCGATATTTTAGTTCGCATCGATGCACCGGACGCTGAAGAAATGAGTTTTAAAGGGAGTCACGGTGACAAAAAAGAAGTCGCTCCTGAAGTAAAAGAAGAAACAGAAGAACAAGTCCAAGCCGGTACAGCTGAATCTGGTGGAGATGTGGATAAAGCATCTGCTAAAGAAGAAGAACCGAAAAAACAAACAGGTGCTGGATCTCAACCACAGGCTGACTCAACAGAGGAGTCTGATCCGACTGCACGCGTAATTTCAATGCCGTCTGTTCGTAAATTTGCACGCGACAACGATGTCGATATTAAGCAAGTAACAGGATCTGGTAATAATGGACGAGTGTTAAAAGAAGACGTGGAAGCGTTTAAGAACGGCGATCAAAAAGCAGCAACACCTGCAGTTTCTGAAGAAGTATCACAAGAAGTAACAGAAGAAAGCACTGATAAAGCAGCAGCTCCGAAAGCGGCAGTAGCTCCTGAAGGTGAATTCCCTGAAACGCGTGAGAAAATGTCAGGAATTCGTAAAGCAATCGCTAAAGCGATGGTTCATTCAAAACACACTGCTCCGCACGTAACCTTAATGGACGAAGTAGATGTGACAGAACTTGTAGCACATCGCAAAAAGTTCAAAGACATTGCAGCAGAAAAAGAAATCAAGTTAACGTATTTACCATATGTAGTAAAAGCGTTAGTCAGCACATTGCGTGAATTCCCAGCTTTAAACACATCGTTTGATGATGAAACAAGCGAAGTGATTCAGAAGCATTATTTCAATATCGGAATTGCTGCAGATACAGAAAAAGGGTTAATGGTTCCGGTTATTAAAAATGCAGACCGTAAATCAGTATTCGCTATTTCTGATGAAATCAATGGCTTAGCTACAAAAGCGCGTGATGGTAAATTATCAGCTGCTGAAATGAAAGGTGCATCATGCTCAATCACGAATATCGGTTCTGCTGGTGGACAATGGTTTACACCTGTTATTAATCATCCGGAAGTAGCGATTCTTGGAATTGGCCGAATCGCAGAGAAACCTGTAATTAAAAATGGTGAAATTGTAGCGGCACCTGTGTTAGCATTGTCATTGAGCTTTGATCATAGAATGATCGATGGTGCAACAGCACAGCACGCATTAAATCATATTAAACGTTTATTAAGTGAACCTGAATTACTATTAATGGAGGCGTAA
- the lpdA gene encoding dihydrolipoyl dehydrogenase — protein sequence MVVGDFPIETDTLVIGSGPGGYVAAIRAAQTGQKVTIVEKEYIGGVCLNVGCIPSKAMISVGHRFEEAQHSEDMGIIAKEVSLNFEKAQAFKDGVVKKLTGGVESLLKGNKVEILRGEAYFVDENTVRIMDDNSAQTYKFKNAIIATGSRPVEIPTFKFTKRVINSTGALALTELPKKLIVIGGGYIGTELGTAFANMGSEVTILEGTPDILAGFEKQMTAIVKKGLKKKGVEVITKASAKGVKETDSGVTVSYEAGGEEKTLEADYVLVTVGRRPNTDEMGLEELNLNMSDRGLIEVDKQCRTNISNIYAIGDVVAGLQLAHKASYEGKVAAEAIAGEKSEVDYMAIPAVCFTDPELASVGLSEEQAKEEGFEAAAAKFPFAANGRALSLNATEGFVKLVSRKSDGLLLGAQIVGAGASDMIAELGLAIEAGMTVEDIAMTIHAHPTLAEITMEAAEVALGTPIHIIK from the coding sequence ATGGTAGTAGGAGATTTCCCAATCGAAACAGACACGCTCGTAATTGGCTCAGGCCCTGGCGGTTATGTTGCAGCAATCCGGGCAGCGCAAACTGGCCAAAAAGTAACAATCGTAGAGAAAGAATATATTGGTGGCGTTTGCTTGAACGTCGGCTGTATCCCTTCAAAAGCAATGATTTCTGTTGGGCACCGTTTTGAGGAAGCTCAGCATTCAGAAGACATGGGAATTATCGCAAAGGAAGTTTCACTTAACTTTGAAAAAGCGCAAGCGTTTAAAGATGGCGTCGTTAAGAAATTGACTGGCGGCGTTGAGTCTCTTCTGAAAGGCAATAAAGTTGAAATTTTACGCGGTGAAGCTTATTTTGTTGATGAAAACACTGTCCGCATTATGGATGACAATTCAGCACAAACGTATAAATTTAAAAATGCTATTATCGCAACTGGATCTCGTCCAGTCGAAATCCCGACTTTCAAATTTACAAAACGCGTAATTAATTCAACTGGCGCTTTGGCACTTACTGAGCTTCCGAAAAAACTTATCGTTATTGGCGGCGGATATATCGGTACAGAGCTTGGTACTGCATTTGCAAACATGGGTTCTGAAGTAACGATCCTTGAAGGCACACCGGATATCCTTGCTGGGTTTGAAAAACAAATGACAGCAATCGTCAAAAAAGGATTGAAGAAAAAAGGCGTTGAAGTTATCACTAAAGCATCTGCTAAAGGTGTAAAAGAAACTGATTCTGGCGTTACGGTATCGTATGAAGCGGGCGGAGAAGAAAAAACGCTTGAAGCAGATTATGTTCTTGTAACTGTTGGCCGTCGTCCAAATACAGACGAAATGGGTCTTGAAGAATTGAACTTGAATATGTCTGACCGTGGCTTGATCGAAGTCGACAAACAATGTCGTACAAACATCTCCAACATTTATGCAATCGGTGATGTAGTAGCTGGCCTTCAGTTAGCGCACAAAGCTTCATACGAAGGTAAAGTAGCCGCAGAAGCAATTGCAGGAGAAAAGTCTGAAGTTGATTACATGGCTATTCCAGCGGTCTGCTTTACAGATCCGGAACTTGCAAGCGTTGGTTTGTCTGAAGAACAGGCAAAAGAAGAAGGATTCGAAGCTGCGGCTGCGAAATTCCCATTCGCTGCAAACGGCCGTGCTCTTTCATTAAACGCAACTGAAGGATTCGTGAAGCTGGTTTCGCGTAAATCTGACGGTTTGCTGTTAGGTGCACAAATTGTTGGAGCTGGCGCATCAGACATGATCGCTGAGCTTGGTCTTGCTATCGAAGCTGGAATGACAGTAGAAGATATCGCGATGACGATTCATGCTCATCCAACACTTGCTGAAATCACTATGGAAGCTGCTGAAGTAGCTCTTGGAACACCAATTCACATTATTAAATAA
- a CDS encoding polysaccharide deacetylase family protein yields the protein MINRKAMVLVTALLLLAACGNDDEAVTNKEEKTVKEQVATEGKKAEKDEEVIETKEEAVEEEPKEEVTSEPQYRINPANWSVQPIADAAEKVVLVTIDDAPDKHSIEMAETLKSKEIPAIFFVNGHFLDTDEEKQQLKEIYDMGFVIGNHTYSHENLKTLSEQQQQQEILEINKVVEEITGEKPKFFRAPFGSNTDFSKQLVEDQQMVLMNWTYGYDWEKDYQDAAALTEIMVNTEYLNNGANLLMHDRDWTAEALPGIIRGLQDKGYGFVDPKTIEGM from the coding sequence TTGATAAATAGAAAAGCAATGGTTTTGGTAACCGCCCTGTTATTACTAGCGGCATGTGGAAATGACGATGAAGCAGTTACAAATAAGGAAGAAAAGACAGTTAAAGAACAAGTTGCAACTGAAGGAAAAAAAGCCGAAAAAGATGAAGAAGTAATTGAAACAAAAGAAGAAGCAGTTGAAGAAGAACCAAAAGAAGAAGTAACGTCGGAACCACAATATCGCATCAATCCTGCTAATTGGTCAGTACAACCTATAGCAGATGCTGCTGAAAAAGTAGTATTAGTAACTATTGATGATGCGCCGGATAAACATTCAATAGAAATGGCAGAAACATTGAAAAGTAAAGAAATTCCAGCAATTTTCTTCGTCAATGGTCATTTTTTAGATACAGATGAGGAAAAGCAACAGTTAAAAGAAATCTACGATATGGGCTTTGTAATTGGGAATCATACATATAGCCACGAAAATTTAAAAACTCTTTCTGAGCAGCAGCAGCAACAAGAAATTTTGGAGATTAATAAAGTTGTTGAAGAAATTACTGGAGAAAAACCAAAGTTTTTCCGTGCTCCTTTTGGCTCTAATACTGACTTTAGCAAACAACTTGTCGAAGACCAACAGATGGTTCTCATGAACTGGACCTACGGCTACGACTGGGAAAAAGACTATCAAGACGCTGCGGCATTAACAGAAATTATGGTTAATACGGAGTATTTAAATAATGGTGCTAATTTATTGATGCACGATCGAGATTGGACTGCAGAGGCATTACCCGGAATTATCCGAGGACTACAAGATAAAGGATATGGCTTTGTGGACCCGAAAACAATCGAAGGTATGTAA
- a CDS encoding aminotransferase class I/II-fold pyridoxal phosphate-dependent enzyme → MSQLETPLFDALLKHRNRHPIQFHIPGHKKGQGVDPAFREFVGDNILSIDLINIAPLDDLHSPKGAIKKAQELAAEAFGADYTFFSVQGTSGAIMTMILSVVGPNDKILVPRNVHKSIMSAIVFAGAIPIFIHPEVDPELGISHGISAEAVEKALVEYPDTKAVLVINPTYFGVAADLKRIVDIAHSRNVPVLVDEAHGVHIHFHKSLPISAMSAGADMAATSVHKLGGSMTQSSVLNVREGLVSPKRVQSTLSMLTTTSTSYPILASLDTARRQLAINGYDLIDRTIRLAQDARKRINKIPHLHCVGKELLNSSATFDMDPTKLLISVKNLGITGHQAEEWLRENANIEIELSDLYNILCLITIGDSRKEVNLLINALQRMTETLESDAVVIEPVVLMPDIPRLAMTPRDAFYATTEVISINEAVGRISAEFIMVYPPGIPIFIPGEIITQENINYIHMNVAAGLPVQGPEDDTLQMLRVIKEQQAIR, encoded by the coding sequence TTGTCTCAATTAGAAACTCCGTTATTTGATGCGCTTCTCAAGCATCGAAACCGGCACCCAATCCAGTTTCACATTCCTGGCCACAAAAAAGGGCAAGGTGTAGATCCAGCTTTTAGAGAATTTGTCGGCGACAACATTCTTTCTATCGATTTAATTAACATCGCTCCTTTGGATGATTTACATTCTCCAAAAGGTGCCATCAAAAAAGCGCAAGAGCTAGCTGCTGAAGCTTTTGGAGCAGATTATACATTCTTTTCTGTACAAGGTACAAGTGGCGCAATTATGACAATGATTCTTAGTGTCGTTGGTCCCAATGATAAAATTCTAGTGCCAAGAAATGTCCATAAATCTATCATGTCGGCTATTGTTTTCGCTGGTGCTATCCCGATTTTCATTCATCCTGAAGTAGATCCTGAGCTTGGTATCTCTCATGGAATTTCGGCGGAAGCAGTAGAAAAAGCATTAGTTGAATACCCAGATACTAAAGCCGTACTAGTCATTAATCCGACTTATTTCGGTGTAGCCGCTGACTTAAAACGGATTGTCGATATTGCACATTCGCGAAATGTCCCTGTTCTGGTCGATGAGGCACATGGGGTTCATATTCATTTCCATAAGTCATTGCCGATTTCCGCAATGTCGGCAGGAGCGGATATGGCAGCAACTTCCGTCCATAAATTAGGTGGATCTATGACACAAAGTTCGGTGCTAAATGTACGAGAAGGTTTAGTATCGCCAAAGCGCGTACAATCGACGCTTTCTATGCTAACGACGACGTCGACGTCCTATCCAATCTTAGCGTCTCTTGATACTGCGCGCCGTCAATTGGCAATCAATGGCTATGATTTGATTGATCGGACGATTCGGTTAGCTCAAGATGCGCGCAAACGCATCAACAAAATCCCTCATTTACACTGTGTGGGTAAAGAATTACTAAATTCGTCCGCCACTTTTGATATGGACCCGACGAAACTATTAATCAGTGTAAAGAATTTAGGTATTACTGGACATCAGGCCGAGGAATGGCTGAGAGAAAATGCTAATATTGAAATCGAACTTTCCGATTTGTATAATATTTTATGCCTCATCACAATTGGCGATAGCCGCAAAGAAGTAAATCTATTGATCAATGCACTTCAACGTATGACTGAGACCTTAGAAAGTGATGCCGTAGTCATCGAACCTGTCGTATTGATGCCAGACATTCCAAGACTCGCAATGACACCACGTGACGCTTTCTATGCAACAACAGAAGTTATCTCAATCAATGAAGCAGTCGGACGCATTTCTGCTGAATTTATCATGGTCTACCCACCCGGTATCCCTATTTTCATTCCTGGTGAAATCATCACCCAAGAAAATATCAACTATATCCATATGAACGTAGCTGCCGGGTTACCCGTACAAGGACCAGAAGACGACACACTGCAAATGCTACGGGTTATAAAAGAACAACAAGCGATTAGGTAA
- a CDS encoding NAD(P)H-dependent flavin oxidoreductase, whose protein sequence is MEFKTKVTELLGIRYPIIQGGLAYLAYAELAAAVSNAGGLGQITAMSLSTPEELRTEIQKVRQLTDKPFGVNFAIGDHGRSFSHMLNVAIEEGVPVVSMTGGNPTPIFEQLKETNIKKLVLVAAKRQAQKAESLGADAVMVVGQEGGGHLGRDDIGTMVLIPQVVDAVKIPVIASGGIGDGRGWMAALALGAEGIEMGTRFIATKECVHASAAYKQQLINSSENDTVIIKRSIGAPARTLRNSWTDKILEIESHAPTYEALKEYISGEANKRFIYNGETDQGFGWAGQVTGLIKDEPTVQELIDSMVKQAEEIRGKWSVTR, encoded by the coding sequence ATGGAGTTCAAAACAAAAGTGACGGAACTATTAGGAATTCGTTATCCGATTATTCAAGGGGGGTTGGCTTACTTAGCCTATGCGGAACTAGCTGCGGCAGTGTCAAATGCAGGAGGACTTGGTCAAATTACAGCAATGAGTTTGTCAACGCCTGAAGAATTGAGAACAGAGATTCAAAAAGTAAGACAATTGACGGACAAGCCTTTTGGTGTTAATTTTGCAATTGGCGATCACGGTCGTTCGTTTTCTCATATGTTGAATGTAGCGATTGAAGAAGGAGTGCCGGTTGTTTCGATGACTGGTGGCAATCCGACGCCAATATTCGAGCAACTAAAAGAGACCAACATTAAAAAGTTGGTATTGGTTGCTGCAAAAAGGCAAGCTCAAAAAGCAGAAAGTCTCGGTGCTGATGCTGTTATGGTCGTGGGTCAAGAAGGTGGTGGGCATTTGGGGCGTGACGATATTGGGACAATGGTGCTAATTCCACAAGTGGTAGATGCTGTAAAGATTCCGGTTATCGCTTCAGGAGGAATTGGTGACGGACGGGGCTGGATGGCCGCTCTTGCATTAGGTGCTGAAGGAATTGAAATGGGCACACGCTTTATTGCCACAAAAGAATGCGTCCATGCCTCAGCAGCATATAAACAGCAGCTAATCAATAGTTCAGAGAACGATACAGTTATTATCAAACGCAGCATTGGTGCGCCTGCGCGAACGTTACGGAATAGTTGGACCGACAAAATTTTAGAGATTGAAAGTCACGCGCCCACTTATGAGGCTTTAAAAGAATACATTAGTGGTGAAGCCAACAAGCGTTTCATCTATAATGGAGAAACAGACCAAGGCTTTGGTTGGGCGGGACAAGTGACTGGATTGATCAAAGATGAGCCGACAGTTCAGGAACTGATTGACTCAATGGTCAAACAGGCTGAAGAAATCCGAGGCAAATGGTCAGTTACTAGATGA
- a CDS encoding UPF0223 family protein: MDYSYPFSIEWSTEEIIDVVGFFEAIEMAYEKGITRQDLLTRYRKFKQVVPSISEEKTYFREFEEESGYVAFPVIKEMKAGTGDETIKLKNK; the protein is encoded by the coding sequence ATGGATTATTCTTATCCATTTTCAATTGAATGGTCAACAGAAGAAATTATTGATGTTGTCGGTTTTTTTGAAGCAATTGAAATGGCTTATGAAAAAGGCATTACCCGACAAGACTTATTGACGCGCTATCGTAAGTTCAAGCAAGTAGTTCCTTCGATATCAGAAGAAAAAACCTATTTTCGTGAATTTGAAGAAGAAAGTGGGTATGTAGCCTTTCCGGTTATTAAAGAAATGAAAGCTGGAACAGGCGATGAAACCATCAAACTAAAAAACAAGTAA